GGAAACTCGTAGGTCGTCCCGTCGGAGTTCTCGACGGTCCACCCCGTCAGGTCCAGCGGGTCGTCGGCCTCGTTGCGGAGGACGACGTACTCGTCGTTCTTGTTCCAGTGGTCGTAGCCCCGCGCGTTCTCGTGAATCTCGTCCACCACGAGTCCGGCGGTCAGTCTCGGCACTCGCGGGCGGCGGTTGCCGAGTACCTCGTCGGGGACGCCCTCGGCGGTCGAACCGCGTGCCGGGTCCGTGTCCGGACTCGTCTCGTCGTCGGCCGCGTCGCGGTCGGCCTCCTCGGCCGTGTCGCGGTCGGCCCCCGTCTCGCCTCCGGCGACCGGCACCGTCTCCACGGCGACGACGGCCACGTCCGCCTCGGGCACGTCGGCGACCCCGGTCGCCTCGCGGTTCACGAACCGGTGGAAGTCGCTTCGCTCGCCGCTCTTCTTGGTGTCCTGATAGCGTAGGGCCAGTCGCTCGCGGTCGAACTTCTCGAAGAACTGCTCCCACGAAATCGCGTCGAGTCGCGGGTCCGGGTCCTCCTCGGGGAAGTCGAGTCGCAGGATGCCAACGTCGTCGCCCTCGCCCGTGCCGACGACGTGGGCGGGCGTCGCGTCTCGCTTCTCGGCCCACTCGCGGATAGCCTCGCGGTCGGTCGTCGTCTTCGTCCGGCCGGGCATCACGTCGCGACTCACGAACCGGTGGAAGTAGCTCCGTTCGCCGTTCTTCTTCTCGTTCTGGTAGCGAAACGCGAGGTCGGCCTCCTCGAACTTCCCGAAGAACCGGTCCCATGGGACGGCTTCGAGGTTTCGGTCCGGGCCGTCGTCCGGAAAGTCGATGCGTAAGACGCCGAGGTCGTCGCCCTCGCCGGTCTGCTGTACGTGTGTGGGTTCGGCGTCGCGGGCCTCGACCCACTCGCGTATCTCGTCGTGGTCGGTCGTGGTTCTGGTCGTCCACGGATTCGTGTCTGTCACTCCCATTCCCCCGACGGAGAACCGACCGCAGGACGCTTAGCTATTCGGAGCTGTCGGAGAGCAGACAGGTTCACCCGAGAGCGAGGAACGCCGCGTAGGGGACCAGAAACAGCACGACGAACATCGCCAGCAGGATGGCACCGTAACCGGCGAGCGTTCCGAACGCGGTCACCCACGAGGGGTGGTCGAAGTCGGCGGGCAGGTTCATACCCGATTGCTCGGGCCAGCGGCCCTTAACCCTACCTGAAACCGGCGGCAGGTTGTCGAAACCGGGGAACTGCGAATCCGGGACCGACGCCGGAGCCGCGCTCCGCGACGAGGAGTGGCGCGCGCTATCGCAGGATATCGCCGATGCGTCGGGCCTCGCCAGCCAGTTCCGGGTCCTTCTCGACGATTCGAAGCACCTCGTGGTCGGTCACGTCGAAGTAGGACTTGCCGGTCGCCCCTTCGATGAGGTCCTTCGAGAGGCGAAACTCCGTGCCCTCGTACACCACGTCCACGCCGTCCTCGTCGAACGCGAGCGTCGTCATACCCCCGCGTTTGGGGCCAGTATTTAAAAACCTCTCCGAATCGGTGCGGGGAGTGTTCGATTTCCGGCAGATGTCTGACTGAAGTTTATAATGGTTCGACCGAAACGTTCCGGTGTGCCGCTTGGTTCGGACCCCTTGGACGAACTCGCCATCCCGGACGGGACGACAGTCGAGGAGCACGACCTCGTGACCGACGGCGACGTAATCGTCGGCGGCCAGAGTACGGTCGAGTTCGGCGTCCGAGGCCACAACGTCATCGCCGGGGAGCGCGTCCAGTTCGGCGGCCACATCGAGGCCGAGGCCGACTGTCGCCTCGACATGTGGTCGGACGTGCGGGACAACGTGCTGGTGGGCCGGGACGCCTACCTCGGCGAGCGCGTCCACGTCGGCGGTCGCCTAATGGTCAGCGGCGACCTCGACATCGGCGACGACGTGGACATCGAGGAGGGGTTCGAGGCCAACGGGTGGATAGTCATCCGGAACCCGATGCCGACCATCGTCTTCGTGTTCGTCTACCTCCAGCAACTGCTTCGCATCGGCGAGGAGGAAGCCGCCGAGGAGGTCTTCTCGGAACTCCTCGAAAACGAGGAGGTCGAAGCCGACCCGGTCGTCGTCCCGCGGAACGGCCACGTCTCCGACGACTCGTGGCGGGTCTCGACCCCCGCGACCATCGGCGACGACTGCCGACTCCACGGTAACATCCGCGCCGAGTCCATCGCAATCGGCCAGCGCAACGACGTGTTCGGGAGTCTCCGAGCGCGCGGCGACATCGCCGTCGGCGAGAGTACGGTCATCCACGGCGACGTGACGACCCGGAACGGGACCGTCGAACTCGCGGACGACGTGGAGGTCCGGGGCGACGTGTCCTGCGAAGACCTCCACTTCCACGAGGGTGCGATAGTGGACGGGACGATGCGCGCGAGCGGCGAGATGTCGATGGTCAAGGCCGGGACTCACGAACACATCGCCGCGGACGGCGACGGCGGCCGGAAGCGATACCACGGCGACGACGACGACGATACGGGAAGCGAGACCGGAGCCGTCGCCGCCGGAAGCGCGGCGGCCGACGGGACCGCCGAGAGCGTCGGGACGACCGACTCCGGCGTCGAACGCGCAGACGAGAGCGAGTCGGCCGCCGAAGGCGAGTCAGCCTCCGAGACCGATTCGACCTCCGAGACCGATTCGACCTCCGAGACCGACGGCGACGCTTCGGCGACCGAATCGCCCACCGACGACTGATTCTGCGACGTACGTTTCTCGGCGACTCCCGACCCTGTAGCGGTTTCGCCGAACGATTCGACGGACTTCGACCGGTTCGGCGGTCGAACACTCGGTTTTGCCGTTGATTTCCGAAGCTGAGGGGCGGTATCCGGGGTTAATGTAATAAACATTGACGATGATATACTGACGACGTATGGGAGAGAGACTCACTATTGTCAGGTGGTGTCGATGCACTCGGTAGTTCTCACGAAGGGCGTGCCGGACTTCAGGGAGGGACAGGTGTCGTTCGACGAGGACGGCCACCTCGAACGCGGCGCGACCCCCACGGTGATGAACCCCAACGACGAGTTCGCCTTGCAGGCCGCGCTTCAGACCAAGGTCAAGCAGGGCGGACGAGTCAGCGTGATGAGCATGGGGCCGCCGGGCTACGAGAGCGTGCTGGAGGAGGCGATGGGCGTCTACGCCGACGACCTCTATCTCCTCTCGGATCGGGAGATGGCCGCGGCCGACACGTGGTCCACGGCCATCACCCTCTCGGGCGGCATCGAGAAGATAGCCGAGGAAGACGGTCAATCGGGCGAACCCGACCTCGTGTTCGCGGGATTCAAGACCGCGGACGGCGAGACCGGCCAGACCGGCCCGCAGACCAGTTGGTGTCTCGACAGGCCCATCGTGACCCACGTCATCTCGCTGGACGTGGACGAGGAGGCCGGGCGACTCCGCGCCAAGCGACTCGTGGAGGGCGACGTGGACGAGATAGAGACCGTCGAGGCTCCCCTGCCCGCGTTCGTCGTGACCGACCCCGAGTTCGAGCCGTCGTATCGGCGGGCCGAACACCGACTCAGACACAAGCGACTCGTGGCCGAGACCGAGGAACGCGTCGCGGAGTACGAGGACCACCTCACGACGTGGAGCGCCGAGGACCTCGATTTGGACCCCGACTTCATCGGTCTCGACGGCTCGCCGACCATCGTCTCGGGCGTGGACCCGATTCCGAAGGCTCCCTCCGAGCGCGAGGCGACGACGATGACCCCCGACGACGAGGAGGGAATGGCGGAACTCCTCGAAACGATGCGGCCGATGGCGGGAGGTGACTGAGCGTGGCCGACGATACCGACCTCGACCCGAGCGAGTACACCGTCGAGCAACTGGAGGAGAAACTCGCGGCGGCCGACGACCCCGCGACGCTCGACGCCGCGCTCGCGGCCGAACAGGAAGGCAAGGACCGCAAGACGGCCAGAGAGGCGATTCAGGCCCGCATCGACGAGTTAGAGGACTCGACCGAGGGCGGGGAGACCGCGGCCGACGCCGAGGATGGGGAGGCCGCCGACACCGACCACGACGAGGAGTACGCCGACGAGGGCGGCACCGACGCGCCCGAGGAAGCCGGTGACGCCGAACAGGGCGAAGTGGCTCCTGACGCGGGCGAAGTCAGCTACGAGGTCGAACGCCAGTCCCGCGACAAGAAGCACGTCCGGGCGCTGAAGGGCGGCGAGTACGGGGACATGTGGGTCTACTGCGAGACCCAAGGCGGCGAACTGCTGGACGTGTCCAAGGAGATGCTGGGGAAGGCCCGCGAGCTGATGGACGCGTACAACGACGAGTACGAATCGGAGCGCGTGGTCGGCCTCCTCGTCGGCGACGCCGACGCGACGACCGACCTCGCCGACGAGGTAATCGCGTACGGCGCGGACGTGGCCGTCTACCACGAGGACGACCGTCTCCAGCGGTTCCGCCACAAGCCGTACACCGAAATCGTCGCCGACATGGCCCGCGGCGGGGCCGAACCGCCCAACTGGGCGACCGGCGACCCCGGCACCGAACCGACCGCCGAGTGGCGCGACTACGACAAGCCCCGCTACTTCCTCTTCCCGGCGACGAACAACGGCCGGGACCTCTCGGCGCAGGTGCAGGCCGAACTCGACTCCGGCCTCGCGTCGGACTGCTCCGGACTCTTCATCGAGGAGGAACTGATATCCAACCCGGTCAAGACCGGCGAACCCGGCGAGAAGGTCGAGTTCGAGCGCGTCCTGCACATGAAGCGCCCGGACTTCTCGGGGTTCGAGTACTCCACGATTCTGTGTCTCGACAACCCCGGCCGGGAGTTCCACCCGCAGGGCTGTTCGGTGATTCCGGGGAGCTTCGACCCCATCGACCCGGATTACGACCGGGAGGGCGAGGTAATCGAACACGACCTCGCGCTCGCCGACGACTGGTTCCGCGTGGACGTGACCGAGTTCGACCGACTGGACGAGGGCGTCGATTTGACCGGCCACGAGGTCGTCGTAGCCCTCGGCCGGGGCATCGGCGACGACCCGACGAAGGGAATCGAACTCGGCTTGGACCTCGTAGACGCCTTCGAGGACGCCGCGCTCGGTCTCTCGCGGGGCGTGGTCACGGCCTCCTACGACGTGGACGGCCACGTCGCCAACTACGTCGCCGAGGAGCGCCAAATCGGCGAGACCGGCCAAGAGGTCGCGCCGACTCTCTACGTCGCGGCCGGAATCTCGGGCGCGGTCCAGCACAAGGTCGGGATGGACGAGTCGGACACCATCGTCGCCATCAACACCGACCCCGACGCTCGGATTCGGGACTTCAGCGACTACTACGTCGAGGGCGACCTGTTCGAGGTGCTTCCCCGCCTCACCGACTCCATCGAGGCGGGCGAACTGAAAGCGACGGCGGAGGTAAGCGATGACTGACGAACACGAACACTACGAGGCGGTCGTGGTCGGGGCCGGACCCGGCGGGGCCGCCGCCGCGGCGGTACTGGCGCGAAACGGCGTGGAGACGCTGGTCCTCGAACGCGGGGTCGAAGCCGGGTCGAAGAACGTGACGGGCGGACTCGTCTACGCCGAGGAGTCCGCGCCCTACACCGTGGACGCGCTCTTCCCGGACTTCCGCGAGGAGGCCACGGAACGCCCCGTCACCGACTACTACCTGCACAACGTCGCGGGCGAGAAGGTCGAGACCTTCGACATCACGGACCTCCACGAACACGACACCGCGTGGTCCGACGCGGTGCTTCGCCGGAGGATGGACTCGTGGATGGCCGACCGCGTCCACGAGATGGCCAGCGAGACCGGCGGCGGACTCCTGACCGACGTGCGGGTGAACGGCTTGCTCCGCGAACGCGGGGAAATCGTCGGCGTCACCTGCGACGAACTCGACCCGATTCGGGCCGACCTCGTGGTCGCGGCCGACGGCGTGAACTCGGAGTTGGCCCGCGACGCGGGCCTGATGGACTGGGAGGAGCCAGAGGAGTGGTTCCAAGGCGTCAAGGCGGTCGTGGACGTGCCCCCGGAAATCATCGCCGAGCGGTTCGGCGTCGCCGACGACGAGGGCGAGGCCCACCTGTTCTCGGGGGACCTGTTCCAAGACGTGCGCGGCGGCGGGTTCGTCTACACCAACGAGGACTCGCTGTCTATCGGCTCGGTGTTCCACCTCGACAGCATCGTGGAACAGGAGGCCGAACCCCACCAATTGCTCGACAACCTGCTGACCCATCCCCTGCTCGCCGACTGGCTGGAGGGCCACTACGACGAAGTGGAGTACAGCGCGAAGCTGGTGCCCGACTCGAAGAAGGCCGCGAACCCCTCGCCCCACGAGGGGCGACTCCTCGTCGTCGGCGACGCGGCGGGCCAGATGCAAGCGCAGGGTCCCATCATCAAGGGGATGAACCACGCCGTCTCGGCCGGGGCGCTCGCGGGCGAGGCGTTCGCCGAGGCCAAACTGCGCGGCAAACCCGAGCAGGCTGGCGACCTCTACGAGCGAAAGCTCCGCGACGAGGGCGTCATGGGCAAACTCCGGCCGAAAGGGTATCGGGTCGCCAGCGCGCTCGGCGAGCGCGACGCCGTGGCCGACCTGACCGACTCGCTGGTCTCGTCGTCGGTCGGTCGCCTCGGCGTGCGCCTGCTCGGCGGGGCGGGTCTCCTCGAAGACCTCTACTCCTCGCCGTACCTCTCCCAAATCGTGCCCGACACCCAGACGCCGTACGTCACTTTGCCGACCGTCATCGCCGAGGAGCTAGGCGAGCGTGTCACCGGCGAGGCCGACTTCGAACCGAAGGACCTCGCGACGCGCATCGGCGACCTGACCTACGATACCGACGTGGGCAACCCCCACATCGAGCTACGGGACAATTCGGTGGAAGCCAGCGGCGCGGCCGTCACCGCCTGCCCGGTCAGCGCGCGGGACTTCGGCGGCGGCTGTTACCGCGAGGAGACCGTCAAGACCAACGGGAGCGAACAGAAGCGCGTCAGCCTCGACACCCAGCCCTGCGTCGAGTGTGGCACCTGCGCCGTGGTCGCCGACACCGACTGGGAACACCCGCGAGGAGGCAAGGGCGTCGAGTACAAGGAGGGGTAGATGAGCGACTACCGCGAGCGAATCGAGCGACTGGCCGAGCGCGCCCGCGAGGAGCGCCGGACCTTCGACTCGCCCGCGGATTCGGCCGACCCGTCGGACGACGAGCGCGCCGACCGGCCCGAGGAGCGCGCCGACCGACTCGAAGAGCGCGCCGTGGGCTACTGTCGCGACGGCGTCGGCGAGGTGGTCGCGGTGTACGTCGAGGCCCGGACCGGCGAGTACGCGCCCCTCGACCGCGCGGAGATGTCGGCGCTGGAGCAGGCCACGAACGACTGGCTCGAACTGTACGCCCGGTGTCACGGCCGGGAGATAACCGCGGAGTTCACCGTCCGGGAGGTCGCCGAGACCGTGGTCGAAACCCGAGACGTAGTCGAGACCGCGCGACTGCTGACCGGCGTACCCGAGCGCGACCGGAGCGTCGCGTGGGGAGGAGCGCGAGAAACAGTTAAGTAATCGCGGAGTGTGTTATCATTAACCATGAAGTTTTCAGAAACGCTCGAATTCGACCACGAGGACCGGAAACGAATCTACGAGTACGTCGAGAGCCACGGCGAGGTGGATGCAGACGAGGCCCGCGACGTGTTACACGTGGACCCCGGCGGGTTCCGCCACCACGTCGCCATCCTCAAACGCGACGGCTATCTGGAGGAACACGACGGGATGTTACGGGCCTCCTTCGACGAGGGCACGGCCGAGGAGTACGACGTAGACGGTATCGAGTTCACCATCCGGCCTGCGCGACAGGAGGACCTCGCGGGCATCGTCGGCGCGATTCGCCGGGTCGCAGAACAGGGCAGTTACATCGTCGCCGAGAGCGTCGCCGACGAGATAGACCACGACGAGGCGCTGTTGCGCCACAACGAAATCGAATCCCGGATGTTCTTCGTCGCCACGGTCGGCGGCGAGGCGCGCGGCGACTCGGACGGTTCGACCGGCGTCCGGCCGGGAGACGAGGTGGTCGGGTGGGTCCACCTCTACGCGCCGGAACTCGACAAGTTGGCCCACACCGCGGAGTTGACCGTCGGCGTGCTGGACGAGTATCAAGGACACGGCATCGGGAGCCACCTGCTGGCGCGCGGACTGGAGTGGGCCGGGTCGAACGGCTACGAGAAAGTCTACCAGAGCGCGCCCTCGACAAACGAGTACGCCATCGGGTTCCTGAAAGACCACGGCTGGGAGACCGAGGCGGTCCGCGAGGACCACTACAAGATAGGCGGCGAGTACGTGGACGAAGTGATGATGGCCGTCGAGTTGTAACGTCGCTCCGTCCCCGATTTTTCGTCCGGGCTTTCGACGGACACGTCGGCCAGACGACACCACAAGAGGTTTACTCGCGCCGTCGAGACGCCGGGTATGAACGCTCGGTCGGTCGGCGTCCTCCTCGCCGTCGTCGGTCTCGCGCTCGTCGCCCATCCGCTCTATCTCTTTCCGCACCACGGTGAGACCGCCCACTTCGTCTCGTCGGTCGAAAAGGTCGGCGAACAGTCGCCGGACGAGACCGTCGCCTACGACGACCTCCCGCCGGTCGCGCGGGACCGCTTCGAGGAGGCGCTAGATGACGGCTACTCCGAGAGCGTGTGGTCCGGCGAACACGCCGCGTCCTCCGAGGCGCTCGCTGACCACGAGTACGTGCGGTATCGGGGCGTCTACTACGAGTACCAACTGCGAGACGCCGGGAGCCTCGGGTTGGGTGGTATTCTCCGGATGCTCCTCTCGACGCTCGCGGTGATTTCGTTCGTCGTCGGCATCTTCGCCGCCCGGTCGGGTCGATATCGACCGTTGACGCCGCGACGTGCGCTCTGGATTCCGCTCGGCGTCTTCGCCGCACTCGTGGCGACCGAGTACTACGACGTGGTGGTCGGCGGCGCGCACGAACCGCAGTCGTACGTTCACTTGCAGGCGATGGCCGCGGCGTTCGTCTCGATGTCGGTCGTCGGGTCGGCGGTCTGCGACAGGGGGTCGCTCCGGCCGTTGGTTCCGGTCGGTCTCCTCGTGGTCGGTGGTACGCTCTACGCTGTCGCGGCGGGGTACGGGTCCGCAGTCGGGGGCGGCGCGGTCGCGTTCGCGCTCGTGACGACGCCGTGGTTCGTACTCGGGTACGCTCTGACTGCCCCGGCGGAGGAGGCACCTTGGCGGGTGAACGCCGCGGAACCCACCGACGCCGGAAAGTAAGCGACCGACTCGCTCCGCGAGACGCGACCCGAGAGTCGCGTTACTGCTGTTCGTGGACCGGGAACGCGACCTCGACGGTGGTCTTGTACTCCTGAATCTCGCCGTTCTCCACGTCGGCGGTCCAGTCTTCGACCTCGATGCCGTGGATGTCGTCGATGGTGTGGCTCGCCTGCTCGACCGCTTCGTGAGCGGCCTGCTCCCATCCCTCCTCGGAAGTCCCGAGAACTTTGATGATTTTCACTGCCGTCATGGCCAGCGGCCGTACGACGCGATTCCTGTAGCGTCTTGTGGCCGCGAACTGAGACGTATCGGAGACAGATTTAGACGTGGTAAAACTACATCTTT
This region of Halorussus salinus genomic DNA includes:
- a CDS encoding FAD-dependent monooxygenase, encoding MTDEHEHYEAVVVGAGPGGAAAAAVLARNGVETLVLERGVEAGSKNVTGGLVYAEESAPYTVDALFPDFREEATERPVTDYYLHNVAGEKVETFDITDLHEHDTAWSDAVLRRRMDSWMADRVHEMASETGGGLLTDVRVNGLLRERGEIVGVTCDELDPIRADLVVAADGVNSELARDAGLMDWEEPEEWFQGVKAVVDVPPEIIAERFGVADDEGEAHLFSGDLFQDVRGGGFVYTNEDSLSIGSVFHLDSIVEQEAEPHQLLDNLLTHPLLADWLEGHYDEVEYSAKLVPDSKKAANPSPHEGRLLVVGDAAGQMQAQGPIIKGMNHAVSAGALAGEAFAEAKLRGKPEQAGDLYERKLRDEGVMGKLRPKGYRVASALGERDAVADLTDSLVSSSVGRLGVRLLGGAGLLEDLYSSPYLSQIVPDTQTPYVTLPTVIAEELGERVTGEADFEPKDLATRIGDLTYDTDVGNPHIELRDNSVEASGAAVTACPVSARDFGGGCYREETVKTNGSEQKRVSLDTQPCVECGTCAVVADTDWEHPRGGKGVEYKEG
- a CDS encoding polymer-forming cytoskeletal protein, with the protein product MPLGSDPLDELAIPDGTTVEEHDLVTDGDVIVGGQSTVEFGVRGHNVIAGERVQFGGHIEAEADCRLDMWSDVRDNVLVGRDAYLGERVHVGGRLMVSGDLDIGDDVDIEEGFEANGWIVIRNPMPTIVFVFVYLQQLLRIGEEEAAEEVFSELLENEEVEADPVVVPRNGHVSDDSWRVSTPATIGDDCRLHGNIRAESIAIGQRNDVFGSLRARGDIAVGESTVIHGDVTTRNGTVELADDVEVRGDVSCEDLHFHEGAIVDGTMRASGEMSMVKAGTHEHIAADGDGGRKRYHGDDDDDTGSETGAVAAGSAAADGTAESVGTTDSGVERADESESAAEGESASETDSTSETDSTSETDGDASATESPTDD
- a CDS encoding lamin tail domain-containing protein codes for the protein MGVTDTNPWTTRTTTDHDEIREWVEARDAEPTHVQQTGEGDDLGVLRIDFPDDGPDRNLEAVPWDRFFGKFEEADLAFRYQNEKKNGERSYFHRFVSRDVMPGRTKTTTDREAIREWAEKRDATPAHVVGTGEGDDVGILRLDFPEEDPDPRLDAISWEQFFEKFDRERLALRYQDTKKSGERSDFHRFVNREATGVADVPEADVAVVAVETVPVAGGETGADRDTAEEADRDAADDETSPDTDPARGSTAEGVPDEVLGNRRPRVPRLTAGLVVDEIHENARGYDHWNKNDEYVVLRNEADDPLDLTGWTVENSDGTTYEFPDEFLLDPNRSVTIHSGSGEDADDHLFWGSSRAVWKNTGDVVTVRDETDRRVIRVSY
- a CDS encoding DUF5800 family protein, encoding MTTLAFDEDGVDVVYEGTEFRLSKDLIEGATGKSYFDVTDHEVLRIVEKDPELAGEARRIGDILR
- a CDS encoding bifunctional helix-turn-helix transcriptional regulator/GNAT family N-acetyltransferase, whose amino-acid sequence is MKFSETLEFDHEDRKRIYEYVESHGEVDADEARDVLHVDPGGFRHHVAILKRDGYLEEHDGMLRASFDEGTAEEYDVDGIEFTIRPARQEDLAGIVGAIRRVAEQGSYIVAESVADEIDHDEALLRHNEIESRMFFVATVGGEARGDSDGSTGVRPGDEVVGWVHLYAPELDKLAHTAELTVGVLDEYQGHGIGSHLLARGLEWAGSNGYEKVYQSAPSTNEYAIGFLKDHGWETEAVREDHYKIGGEYVDEVMMAVEL
- a CDS encoding dodecin family protein — encoded protein: MTAVKIIKVLGTSEEGWEQAAHEAVEQASHTIDDIHGIEVEDWTADVENGEIQEYKTTVEVAFPVHEQQ
- a CDS encoding electron transfer flavoprotein subunit alpha/FixB family protein, with the translated sequence MADDTDLDPSEYTVEQLEEKLAAADDPATLDAALAAEQEGKDRKTAREAIQARIDELEDSTEGGETAADAEDGEAADTDHDEEYADEGGTDAPEEAGDAEQGEVAPDAGEVSYEVERQSRDKKHVRALKGGEYGDMWVYCETQGGELLDVSKEMLGKARELMDAYNDEYESERVVGLLVGDADATTDLADEVIAYGADVAVYHEDDRLQRFRHKPYTEIVADMARGGAEPPNWATGDPGTEPTAEWRDYDKPRYFLFPATNNGRDLSAQVQAELDSGLASDCSGLFIEEELISNPVKTGEPGEKVEFERVLHMKRPDFSGFEYSTILCLDNPGREFHPQGCSVIPGSFDPIDPDYDREGEVIEHDLALADDWFRVDVTEFDRLDEGVDLTGHEVVVALGRGIGDDPTKGIELGLDLVDAFEDAALGLSRGVVTASYDVDGHVANYVAEERQIGETGQEVAPTLYVAAGISGAVQHKVGMDESDTIVAINTDPDARIRDFSDYYVEGDLFEVLPRLTDSIEAGELKATAEVSDD
- a CDS encoding electron transfer flavoprotein subunit beta/FixA family protein, yielding MHSVVLTKGVPDFREGQVSFDEDGHLERGATPTVMNPNDEFALQAALQTKVKQGGRVSVMSMGPPGYESVLEEAMGVYADDLYLLSDREMAAADTWSTAITLSGGIEKIAEEDGQSGEPDLVFAGFKTADGETGQTGPQTSWCLDRPIVTHVISLDVDEEAGRLRAKRLVEGDVDEIETVEAPLPAFVVTDPEFEPSYRRAEHRLRHKRLVAETEERVAEYEDHLTTWSAEDLDLDPDFIGLDGSPTIVSGVDPIPKAPSEREATTMTPDDEEGMAELLETMRPMAGGD